One segment of Chionomys nivalis chromosome 3, mChiNiv1.1, whole genome shotgun sequence DNA contains the following:
- the Son gene encoding protein SON isoform X6 yields MAADIEQVFRSFVVSKFREIQQELSSGRSEGQLNGETNAPIEGSQTGDPAASARSLPNEEIVQKIEEVLSGVLDTELRYKTDLKEASRKSRCVSVQTDPTDEVPTKKSKKHKKHKNKKKKKKKEKEKKYKNQPEEAESKLKSHHDRNVDLESDSFLKFDSEPSAAVALEHPVRAFGLSEAREAPLVLEPPVGSAEAQESHVLETLKPPTKTAELSVGSTSVISEQPEQPASVMMEPSTTKSLDSFAAAPVPMSTAVLKSPEPVVTMSVEYQKSVLKSLETTPPEISKTTLVELPIAKVLEPPETLMIVSEIPTEVHPEPSPSTMDFPESSTTDALRLPEQPVEAPSEIADSSVTRPQESVEQPKTTAVELQESSVASALELPGPPATSMMELQGPPVTPVLELPGPSATPVAELSGPLSTPVPELPGPPATVVPELPGPSVTPVPQLLQELPGPPAPSVGLEPPQEVPEPPVMAQELPGVPAVSAAMELTGQPAVTVAMELTEQPVTTAEFEQPVAMTSVEHPEVTTATGLLGQPEAMVLELPGQPVATTALELSGQPSVTGVPELSGLPSATRALELSGQPVATGALELPGQLMATGALEFSGQSGAAGALELLGQPLATGVLELPGQPGAPELPGQPVATVALEISVQSVVTTSELSTMTVSQSLEVPSTTALESYNTVAQELPSTLVGETSVTVGVDPLMAQESHMLASNTMDTHMLASNTMDSQMLASNTMDSQMLASNTMDSQMLASSTMDSQMLASSTMDSQMLATSSMDSQMLATSSMDSQMLATSSMDSQMLATSSMDSQMLATSSMDSQMLATSSMDSQMLATSSMDSQMLATSSMDSQMLATSSMDSQMLASGAMDSQMLASGTMDAQMLASGTMDAQMLASSTQDSAMMGSKSPDPYRLAQDPYRLAQDPYRLGHDPYRLGHDAYRLGQDPYRLGHDPYRLTPDPYRMSPRPYRIAPRSYRIAPRPYRLAPRPLMLASRRSMMMSYAAERSMMSSYERSMMSYERSMMSPMAERSMMSAYERSMMSAYERSMMSPMAERSMMSAYERSMMSAYERSMMSPMADRSMMSMGADRSMMSSYSAADRSMMSSYSAADRSMMSSYTDRSMMSMAADSYTDSYTDSYTEAYMVPPLPPEEPPTMPPLPPEEPPMTPPLPPEEPPEGPALSGEQSVLTAENTWSTEVTLPTEESISQPEPPVSQSEISEPLAVPANYSVSESETSMLAPEAIMTVPESAQEPESSVIPTPVESAVVAEHEMVTERPVTYMVSEATISAEQTVLSEPSVMSETSETYDSVRPSGHAISEVSMSLLEPAVTISQSAENSLELPSMAVPAPPTMTTPESPAVAVPELSAVANQELPIMVVPETPTVAVSEPPAVTAPDPSAMTTPELSSMSVLEPPVAVPEVPALADPEHATTAGSGGSSLEPSVPILEPAVSVVQPVMVVSEPCVPVQEPTVAISEPAVTVSEHSQVISPEMALEPSPPIVESSVFSSHVIKERNLLSGDQSFGPEVGMQEILLHSGEEPHDGGHLKSDLYENEYDRNTDLTINSHLIAKDDTVCSAAIGSVGEASEEKIMPVEAKEVTELDTCPAVSEADAGRSLSSQLALEPDTAGTSKGLEFVTASVPSLDSKYDGDVSLTTQDTEHDMVISTSPSGGSEADIEGPLPAKDIHLDLPSANLVCKDTEDSLPIKESDQTVAVALSPKESSEDKEVPPPNKETVPDSGYPANIDEINEADLVRPLLPKDMERLTSLRAGIEGPLLASEVERDRLAASPVVISIPERASESSSEEKDDYEIFVKVKDTHEKSKKNKNRDKGEKEKKRDSSLRSRSKRSKSSEHKSRKRTSESRSRARKRSSKSKSHRSQTRSRSRSRRRRRSSRSRSKSRGRRSVSKEKRKRSPKHRSKSRERKRKRSSSRDNRKTVRARSRTPSRRSRSHTPSRRRRSRSVGRRRSFSISPSRRSRTPSRRSRTPSRRSRTPSRRSRTPSRRSRTPSRRSRTPSRRRRSRSVVRRRSFSISPVRLRRSRTPLRRRFSRSPLRRKRSRSSERGRSPKRLTDLDKAQLLEIAKANAAAMCAKAGVPLPPNLKPAPPPTIEEKVAKKSGGATIEELTEKCKQIAQSKEDDDVIVNKPHVSDEEEEEPPFYHHPFKLSEPKPIFFNLNIAAAKPTPPKSQVTLTKEFPVSSGSQHRKKEADSVYGEWVPVEKNGEENKDDDNVFSSSLPSEPVDISTAMSERALAQKRLSENAFDLEAMSMLNRAQERIDAWAQLNSIPGQFTGSTGVQVLTQEQLANTGAQAWIKKAQFENH; encoded by the exons ATGGCGGCCGACATCGAGCAGGTTTTTAGGTCTTTCGTGGTCAGTAAATTCCGGGAAATACAACAGGAGCTTTCCAG CGGAAGGAGTGAAGGCCAGCTGAATGGTGAAACAAATGCACCCATTGAAGGAAGCCAGACAGGTGACCCAGCTGCCTCTGCAAGGAGTCTCCCAAATGAAGAAATAGTGCAGAAGATAGAGGAAGTCCTTTCTGGGGTCTTAGACACAGAACTACGATATAAAACAG ACTTGAAGGAGGCCTCCAGAAAAAGTAGATGTGTATCTGTACAAACAGATCCTACTGATGAAGTTCCTACCAAAAAGTCAAAGAAGCataaaaagcacaaaaacaaaaagaagaaaaagaagaaagaaaaggaaaaaaaatataaaaaccaaccAGAAGAAGCTGAGTCCAAGTTGAAATCTCATCATGACAGGAATGTTGATCTAGAGTCTGATTCCTTTTTAAAGTTCGATTCTGAACCTTCAGCAGCAGTGGCACTGGAACACCCTGTGAGAGCATTTGGCTTATCTGAGGCCCGTGAAGCCCCTTTAGTGCTAGAACCTCCGGTAGGATCAGCGGAGGCTCAGGAGTCACACGTTTTAGAGACTCTGAAGCCTCCTACAAAAACTGCAGAGCTGTCTGTTGGATCTACATCAGTAATCTCAGAGCAACCTGAGCAGCCTGCGTCAGTTATGATGGAACCCTCAACGACCAAGAGTCTGGATTCCTTTGCAGCAGCACCGGTGCCTATGTCAACAGCGGTGCTGAAGTCACCTGAGCCCGTTGTAACAATGTCAGTGGAGTATCAGAAGTCTGTGCTGAAATCTTTGGAGACTACGCCTCCAGAGATATCAAAGACCACGCTGGTAGAGCTTCCCATAGCAAAAGTGCTTGAGCCACCAGAAACCCTCATGATAGTATCAGAGATACCTACTGAGGTGCACCCTGAACCAAGCCCATCAACAATGGATTTTCCAGAGTCATCTACAACTGATGCACTAAGATTGCCAGAGCAGCCTGTTGAAGCACCGTCGGAGATTGCAGATTCATCCGTGACAAGACCTCAGGAGTCAGTGGAGCAGCCTAAGACCACAGCGGTGGAGCTGCAGGAGTCGTCGGTGGCCTCAGCCCTGGAGTTGCCGGGGCCACCTGCGACCTCCATGATGGAGTTGCAGGGGCCCCCTGTGACTCCAGTGCTGGAGTTGCCTGGGCCCTCTGCCACCCCGGTGGCAGAGTTGTCAGGGCCCCTTTCCACCCCAGTGCCTGAGTTGCCAGGGCCCCCTGCGACAGTAGTGCCTGAGTTGCCGGGGCCCTCTGTGACACCAGTGCCACAGTTGTTGCAGGAATTGCCAGGGCCTCCAGCACCATCCGTGGGGTTGGAGCCACCACAGGAGGTACCAGAGCCACCTGTGATGGCACAGGAGTTGCCAGGGGTGCCTGCAGTGTCAGCGGCAATGGAATTGACAGGGCAGCCTGCAGTAACAGTAGCAATGGAGTTGACCGAACAGCCTGTGACGACGGCAGAGTTCGAGCAGCCCGTGGCGATGACATCGGTGGAACATCCTGAGGTGACAACAGCAACAGGGTTGCTGGGGCAGCCGGAGGCGATGGTGCTGGAGTTGCCAGGACAACCAGTGGCAACCACAGCTCTGGAGTTGTCTGGGCAGCCTTCAGTGACTGGGGTGCCAGAGTTGTCGGGGCTGCCTTCGGCAACTAGGGCACTGGAGTTGTCAGGGCAGCCTGTGGCAACTGGGGCACTGGAGTTGCCTGGGCAGCTCATGGCAACTGGGGCACTGGAGTTTTCAGGGCAGTCTGGGGCAGCTGGAGCCCTGGAGCTTTTGGGGCAGCCCCTGGCAACAGGGGTGCTGGAGTTACCAGGGCAGCCTGGGGCGCCAGAGTTGCCTGGGCAGCCTGTGGCAACTGTGGCGCTGGAGATCTCTGTTCAGTCTGTGGTGACAACATCGGAGCTGTCAACGATGACCGTGTCGCAGTCTCTGGAGGTGCCCTCGACGACAGCGCTGGAATCCTATAATACGGTAGCACAGGAGCTGCCTTCTACATTGGTGGGGGAGACTTCTGTAACAGTAGGAGTGGATCCCTTGATGGCCCAAGAATCCCATATGTTAGCTTCTAACACCATGGATACCCATATGTTAGCATCCAACACCATGGACTCCCAAATGCTAGCATCCAACACTATGGATTCTCAGATGCTAGCATCTAATACCATGGATTCGCAGATGTTAGCATCTAGCACCATGGACTCCCAGATGTTAGCCTCTAGCACAATGGACTCCCAGATGTTAGCAACTAGCTCCATGGACTCCCAGATGTTAGCAACCAGCAGTATGGACTCCCAGATGTTAGCAACCAGTTCCATGGACTCCCAGATGTTAGCAACCAGCAGTATGGACTCCCAGATGTTAGCAACCAGCTCCATGGACTCCCAGATGTTAGCGACCAGCAGTATGGACTCCCAGATGTTAGCGACCAGCAGTATGGACTCCCAGATGTTAGCAACCAGCAGTATGGACTCCCAGATGTTAGCAACCAGTTCCATGGACTCCCAAATGTTAGCATCTGGTGCTATGGATTCTCAAATGCTAGCTTCTGGCACCATGGATGCTCAGATGTTAGCATCTGGTACTATGGATGCCCAAATGTTAGCATCTAGTACCCAAGATTCTGCTATGATGGGTTCAAAATCTCCTGATCCTTACAGATTAGCTCAGGATCCTTACAGATTAGCTCAGGATCCCTATAGGTTGGGTCATGACCCCTATAGGTTAGGGCATGATGCTTACCGGTTAGGACAGGACCCCTATAGGTTAGGCCATGATCCCTACAGACTAACTCCTGATCCCTATAGGATGTCACCCAGACCATACAGAATAGCACCCAGGTCCTATAGAATAGCACCTAGGCCATACAGATTAGCACCCAGACCCTTGATGTTAGCATCTAGACGTTCTATGATGATGTCCTATGCTGCAGAACGTTCCATGATGTCATCTTATGAGCGCTCTATGATGTCTTACGAACGCTCCATGATGTCTCCCATGGCTGAGCGCTCTATGATGTCAGCCTATGAGCGCTCTATGATGTCAGCTTATGAGCGCTCCATGATGTCACCTATGGCTGAGCGCTCTATGATGTCAGCTTACGAACGCTCTATGATGTCAGCTTACGAACGCTCCATGATGTCCCCTATGGCTGATCGATCTATGATGTCCATGGGTGCTGACCGGTCCATGATGTCATCGTACTCTGCAGCTGACCGATCTATGATGTCATCATACTCTGCAGCTGACCGATCTATGATGTCATCTTACACTGATCGATCAATGATGTCTATGGCAGCTGATTCTTATACTGATTCTTACACTGATTCCTATACGGAGGCATATATGGTgcctcctttgcctcctgaagAGCCCCCAACAATGCCACCATTACCACCTGAGGAACCACCAATGACGCCACCATTACCTCCTGAGGAACCACCAGAGGGTCCGGCATTATCCGGTGAACAGTCGGTATTAACAGCTGAGAATACTTGGTCTACAGAGGTGACATTACCTACTGAAGAATCTATATCACAGCCTGAGCCTCCTGTGAGTCAAAGTGAGATTTCAGAGCCTTTGGCAGTACCTGCTAATTATTCAGTATCCGAATCTGAGACTTCAATGTTAGCACCAGAGGCTATTATGACTGTTCCAGAATCTGCACAGGAACCAGAGTCTTCAGTCATACCAACACCAGTTGAGTCTGCTGTTGTAGCAGAACATGAAATGGTTACAGAGAGACCAGTGACTTACATGGTTTCTGAGGCTACCATATCAGCTGAACAAACTGTGCTATCAGAGCCTTCTGTTATGTCGGAGACATCGGAAACATATGATTCCGTGAGACCATCAGGACATGCTATTTCAGAGGTATCTATGTCCCTCCTGGAGCCAGCAGTAACTATTTCACAGTCAGCAGAGAACAGTCTGGAGCTTCCGTCCATGGCTGTCCCAGCACCTCCCACTATGACTACCCCAGAATCTCCTGCTGTTGCCGTCCCAGAACTTTCAGCTGTGGCCAACCAAGAACTTCCCATTATGGTTGTTCCAGAAACCCCCACTGTGGCTGTCTCAGAACCTCCTGCTGTGACTGCCCCAGACCCTTCTGCTATGACTACTCCAGAactttcctccatgtctgtcttaGAACCTCCTGTGGCTGTCCCAGAGGTTCCAGCTTTGGCTGACCCAGAGCATGCTACAACTGCAGGGTCAGGTGGTTCTTCCCTGGAGCCTTCTGTGCCTATCTTGGAACCAGCAGTATCAGTCGTTCAACCTGTTATGGTTGTTTCAGAACCATGTGTTCCTGTCCAGGAACCTACTGTGGCCATTTCAGAACCTGCTGTCACAGTTTCAGAGCATAGTCAAGTAATATCCCCGGAGATGGCTTTAGAGCCTTCACCACCAATAGTGGAGTCCAGTGTTTTTTCATCACATGTcataaaagaaaggaatttaCTTTCTGGTGATCAAAGTTTTGGTCCAGAGGTTGGCATGCAGGAGATTCTGTTGCATTCAGGTGAAGAGCCACATGATGGAGGGCACTTGAAAAGTGACTTGTATGAAAATGAATATGACAGAAATACAGACCTTACTATAAACAGTCATTTAATTGCTAAAGATGATACAGTGTGTTCCGCTGCCATTGGTTCTGTTGGTGAAGCAAGTGAAGAGAAAATCATGCCTGTTGAGGCTAAGGAAGTCACAGAATTGGATACCTGTCCTGCTGTCAGTGAAGCTGATGCGGGAAGAAGCCTATCTTCTCAACTAGCTCTGGAACCAGATACAGCGGGAACTAGTAAGGGGTTGGAATTTGTTACAGCATCTGTTCCCAGTTTAGATAGTAAATATGATGGTGATGTATCTTTAACCACTCAAGATACTGAACATGACATGGTAATTTCCACCAGCCCTAGTGGTGGCAGTGAAGCTGACATAGAGGGACCTTTGCCTGCTAAGGACATTCATCTTGATTTACCATCAGCAAATCTTGTTTGTAAGGATACAGAAGACTCATTGCCCATAAAAGAGAGTGACCAGACAGTAGCAGTTGCTCTTAGCCCTAAAGAAAGCAGTGAAGATAAAGAAGTACCTCCTCCCAATAAAGAAACAGTTCCTGATTCAGGATATCCTGCCAACATTGATGAGATTAACGAAGCTGACTTAGTGAGACCATTACTTCCTAAGGACATGGAACGTCTTACAAGCCTTAGAGCTGGCATTGAAGGACCTTTACTTGCAAGTGAAGTTGAACGGGACAGATTGGCTGCCAGTCCAGTTGTAATTAGTATACCAGAAAGAGCCTCAGAGTCGTCTTCAGAGGAAAAGGATGACTATGAAATTTTTGTCAAAGTTAAGGACACACatgaaaaaagcaagaaaaataaaaaccgtGACAAAggtgaaaaagagaagaaaagggactCTTCATTAAGGTCTCGGAGTAAGCGATCCAAGTCTTCTGAACATAAGTCACGCAAGCGTACCAGTGAGTCTCGTTCTAGAGCAAGGAAGAGGTCATCTAAGTCCAAGTCTCATCGTTCTCAAACACGTTCACGATCACGTTCAAGACGCAGGAGGAGGAGTAGCAGATCAAGATCTAAGTCTAGAGGAAGGCGGtctgtatcaaaagagaaacGCAAAAGATCTCCAAAGCACAGGTCCAAGTccagggaaaggaaaaggaaaagatcaAGCTCCCGGGACAACCGCAAAACAGTTCGGGCTCGGAGTCGAACTCCAAGTCGGCGCAGTCGGAGTCACACTCCTAGTCGTCGGAGAAGGTCCAGATCTGTTGGTAGAAGGAGGAGTTTCAGCATTTCCCCGAGCCGCAGGAGCCGCACCCCCAGCCGCAGGAGCCGCACCCCCAGCCGAAGGAGCCGCACCCCCAGCCGCAGGAGCCGCACCCCCAGCCGCAGGAGCCGAACCCCCAGCCGAAGGAGCCGCACCCCCAGCCGCAGGAGAAGATCAAGGTCTGTGGTAAGAAGACGAAGCTTCAGTATATCACCAGTCAGATTGAGGCGATCAAGAACACCTTTGAGAAGAAGGTTTAGTAGATCTCCCCTTCGTCGTAAAAGatccaggtcttctgaaagaggcAGATCACCCAAACGTCTAACAGATTTGG ATAAGGCTCAATTACTTGAGATAGCCAAAGCTAATGCAGCTGCCATGTGTGCTAAGGCTGGTGTTCCTTTACCACCAAACCTAAAGCCTGCCCCTCCACCtacaatagaagagaaagttgctAAGAAGTCTGGAGGAGCTACCATAGAAGAACTAACGGAG aaatgcaaacagATTGCACAGAGTAAAGAAGACGATGATGTAATAGTGAATAAACCTCATGTTTcggatgaagaggaagaagaacctCCTTTTTATCACCATCCCTTTAAACTCAGTGAACCCAAGCCTATCTTTTTCAATCTGAAT ATTGCTGCAGCAAAACCAACTCCAccaaaaagccaagtaacattaACAAAGGAGTTTCCTGTGTCATCTGGATCTCAGCATCGGAAAAAAGAAGCCGATAGTGTTTATGGAGAATGGGTTCCTGTAGAGAAAAATGGTGAAGAAAACAAGGATGACGATAATGTTTTCAGCAGCAGCTTGCCCTCAGAG